The Primulina eburnea isolate SZY01 chromosome 8, ASM2296580v1, whole genome shotgun sequence genome contains a region encoding:
- the LOC140839610 gene encoding probable sucrose-phosphate synthase 1, producing the protein MAGNDWINSYLDAILDVGPPIADKKSSLLLRERGRFSPTRYFVEEVITGFDETDLHRSWARAQATRSPQERNTRLENMCWRIWNLARQKKQLEGDQAQRMAKRRLERERGRREAVADMSEDLSEGEKGDAVSDISTHAESTRSRLPRISSVDTMEAWSSQQKGKRLYIVLISLHGLIRGENMELGRDSDTGGQVKYVVELARALGSMPGVYRVDLLTRQISSPEVDWSYGEPTEMLPPPRSSEGLMHEMGESSGAYIVRIPFGPKDAYIPKELLWPHIPEFVDGALNHIVQMSKVLGEQIGNGHPVWPVAIHGHYADAGDSAALLSGALNVPMLFTGHSLGRDKLEQLLRQGRQSRDEINSTYKIMRRIEAEELSLDASEIVITSTRQEIDEQWRLYDGFDPILERKLRARIRRNVSCYGRFTPRMVVIPPGMEFHHIVPHDGDMDTEPEANTDGKSPDPAIWAEVMRFFSNPRKPMILALARPDPKKNLTTLVKAFGECRPLRELANLTLIMGNRDNIDDMSSTNASVLLSILKLIDKYDLYGQVAYPKHHKQHDVPVIYRLAAKTKGVFINPAFIEPFGLTLIEAAAYGLPIVATKNGGPVDIHRVLDNGLLVDPHDQQSIADALLKLVADKHLWAKCRANGLKNIHLFSWPEHCKTYLSRIATCKPRKPHWLRDEEEDENSESDSPSDSLRDIQDISLNLKFSLDGDKNESQENMDGSVELKNKLENAVLTWSKGVVKSAQKSVSIDKGEQISNSSKFPALRRRKHIFVIAVDGDASSGLSESIKNIFGAVEKERDEGSVGFILSTSFNITELRAFLISESLNPSNFDAFICNSGGDLYYSSVHSEDNPFVVDLYYHSHIEYRWGGEGLRKTLVRWAASTTDKKGGNNEPAVVEDEETSADYCYSFKIKKHGVVPPVKELRKMMRIQALRCHVIHCQDGSKINVIPVLASRSQALRYLYLRWGMELSKMVVFVGESGDTDYEEMLGGVHKSVVLTGVCSGASSQLHANRSYPLTDVISYDSPNIIKTSQGFNSSDIRALLEDSQVFKD; encoded by the exons ATGGCGGGAAACGATTGGATTAACAGCTACTTGGACGCGATTCTGGACGTTGGCCCTCCGATTGCGGATAAGAAGTCATCTCTGCTGCTACGGGAGAGGGGGAGATTCAGTCCCACTAGGTATTTTGTGGAGGAGGTGATCACTGGATTCGATGAGACCGATCTCCACCGCTCTTGGGCCAGG GCTCAAGCTACGAGGAGTCCGCAGGAGAGGAACACGAGGCTGGAGAACATGTGCTGGCGGATATGGAATTTGGCTCGCCAGAAAAAGcag CTCGAAGGAGATCAAGCCCAGAGGATGGCAAAACGTCGTCTTGAGCGTGAAAGAGGTCGCAGAGAAGCTGTTGCTGACATGTCTGAAGACTTATCCGAGGGGGAAAAGGGAGACGCAGTTAGTGACATTTCAACTCATGCTGAAAGCACTAGGAGTCGACTGCCTAGAATTAGTTCTGTTGATACAATGGAGGCCTGGAGTAGTCAACAAAAAGGGAAAAGGCTGTATATTGTACTGATTAG CCTTCATGGTTTGATACGTGGTGAAAACATGGAGCTTGGCCGTGATTCTGATACTGGTGGTCAG GTGAAATATGTTGTGGAACTCGCAAGGGCTTTAGGTTCAATGCCAGGTGTGTATCGCGTCGATTTGCTTACTAGACAGATATCATCACCAGAGGTAGACTGGAGCTATGGTGAACCAACAGAGATGCTGCCGCCTCCACGAAGTTCAGAAGGCTTGATGCATGAGATGGGAGAGAGTAGTGGTGCTTACATAGTTCGCATCCCCTTTGGCCCAAAAGATGCATATATTCCAAAAGAATTACTGTGGCCACACATCCCTGAATTTGTTGATGGTGCTCTTAACCATATTGTACAGATGTCAAAGGTACTCGGTGAACAAATTGGTAATGGACACCCAGTTTGGCCTGTTGCCATACATGGACATTATGCAGATGCAGGTGACTCTGCTGCTCTTTTATCTGGTGCTCTAAATGTACCAATGCTTTTCACTGGCCATTCTCTTGGTCGTGATAAACTAGAACAACTTTTGAGGCAAGGCCGACAGTCAAGAGATGAAATCAATTCTACATACAAAATAATGCGTAGAATAGAGGCAGAAGAATTATCTCTCGATGCCTCTGAAATAGTCATTACCAGCACAAGACAGGAGATAGATGAGCAGTGGCGCTTGTATGATGGTTTTGATCCTATACTGGAGCGTAAATTACGTGCTAGGATTAGGCGTAATGTGAGCTGTTATGGAAGGTTCACGCCTCGCATGGTT GTGATTCCACCTGGGATGGAATTTCATCACATCGTTCCACATGATGGAGACATGGATACTGAACCAGAAGCAAACACAGATGGGAAATCCCCAGATCCAGCTATTTGGGCTGAG GTAATGCGCTTCTTTTCAAATCCCAGGAAGCCTATGATACTTGCACTTGCCAGGCCTGATCCAAAGAAAAACCTTACTACCTTGGTTAAAGCATTTGGGGAATGTCGACCCCTGAGGGAGCTCGCTAATCTT ACCTTAATAATGGGGAATCGAGATAATATTGATGACATGTCGAGCACGAATGCTTCTGTTCTTTTATCAATCCTCAAGCTGATTGATAAGTATGATCTATATGGCCAAGTGGCATACCCAAAACATCACAAGCAGCATGATGTTCCTGTTATCTACCGTCTAGCAGCAAAGACTAAG GGTGTTTTCATAAATCCCGCTTTTATTGAACCTTTTGGACTTACTCTAATCGAG GCAGCAGCATATGGTCTGCCCATTGTCGCCACAAAGAATGGCGGCCCTGTCGACATACACAGg GTCTTAGACAATGGTCTCCTTGTAGATCCACATGACCAGCAATCTATTGCTGATGCTCTTCTGAAGTTGGTTGCAGATAAGCATCTCTGGGCAAAATGTAGAGCAAATGGATTGAAAAATATTCATCTTTTTTCATGGCCAGAACATTGTAAGACTTATCTCTCCAGAATAGCTACTTGCAAACCAAGAAAACCTCATTGGTTGAGAGACGAAGAGGAAGATGAAAATTCAGAATCAGATTCTCCAAGTGATTCCTTGAGGGATATACAGGATATATCTTTGAACTTGAAATTCTCCTTAGATGGAGATAAGAATGAGAGCCAAGAAAACATGGATGGTTCTGTGGAATTAAAAAATAAGCTAGAAAATGCCGTGTTGACGTGGTCCAAGGGTGTTGTGAAGAGTGCACAAAAATccgtgtctattgacaaaggtGAACAAATTTCTAATTCTAGTAAGTTTCCAGCATTGAGGAGGAGGAAGCACATTTTTGTGATCGCCGTAGATGGTGATGCGAGTTCTGGTCTCTCTGAAagcattaaaaatatatttgggGCCGTAGAGAAAGAACGTGATGAAGGTTCTGTCGGATTTATTTTATCAACATCCTTCAACATTACAGAACTACGGGCTTTTCTGATTTCAGAAAGCTTGAATCCCAGCAACTTTGATGCATTTATTTGCAACAGTGGTGGTGATCTTTATTATTCGTCTGTCCATTCAGAAGATAACCCGTTTGTAGTAGACTTATATTATCATTCACATATTGAATACCGCTGGGGTGGTGAAGGGTTGAGAAAGACTTTGGTCAGGTGGGCAGCTTCTACAACAGATAAGAAGGGAGGAAATAACGAACCTGCTGTCGTTGAAGATGAAGAGACTTCGGCTGACTACTGTTattctttcaaaattaaaaagcaTGGAGTG GTTCCCCCCGTGAAGGAACTAAGGAAAATGATGAGAATTCAGGCACTACGTTGCCATGTGATCCATTGTCAAGATGGAAGTAAGATTAATGTAATTCCAGTCCTGGCGTCACGTTCTCAAGCACTCAG GTACTTATATCTTCGTTGGGGTATGGAGTTGTCAAAAATGGTGGTTTTTGTTGGGGAAAGTGGTGACACCGACTATGAAGAAATGCTCGGGGGTGTTCACAAGTCTGTGGTGTTGACTGGAGTTTGCAGCGGTGCGAGCAGCCAACTTCATGCTAACAGAAGCTACCCTCTTACAGATGTTATATCTTATGATAGCCCTAATATCATCAAAACCTCCCAAGGTTTTAACAGTTCTGATATCCGAGCTTTATTGGAGGACTCACAGGTCTTCAAGGACTAA
- the LOC140839611 gene encoding LOW QUALITY PROTEIN: translocase of chloroplast 90, chloroplastic-like (The sequence of the model RefSeq protein was modified relative to this genomic sequence to represent the inferred CDS: deleted 1 base in 1 codon), which produces MASIKDWVLSQMVLNSKGSTRPISASENYLDESLDEELGNQGLTHANTNLVMQPEPVSVGAPCSYGDNQLAAHPLSMGMESSSGSGLSSDETDLEPLVMVEALQIKFLRILQRVGLSRDNLLVAKVLYRIQLATLIRAGESDLKRANFKLDRARVTATEQEAIDVPKLNFSLKILVLGRTGVGKSSTINSIFGESKVTTDAFHPATRQVQEIVGLVNGIRISFIDTPGLLPSSRNYVSKNRKILHSVRRFIRKSPPDVVLYFERLDLIDMGYRDFSLLKLITDILGPAIWFNTNIVMTHASAALPEGPNGYPVSYDSYVSYCTNVVQHQIHRAILDTKLENPVILVENHPHCMMDNSGRKILPNGQLWTSQFMLLCICTKILGDVNTILEYGDKIQLGRLSTVRHPSLPHLLSSFLKHSVHLNPGGADSEETDEFFFSDMEEEDENEYEQLPPIRILNRVQFQKLTSSEKKDYLDELDYRETLYLKNLLKQEYIRRKEKGTSGLGSDENAENQEGPPEAIMLPDMAVPPSFDSSSPEHRFRCLVTGDQLVARPVLDPHGWDHDVGFDGINLEITTEVTKNTIMHVAGQMSKDKQDFNVQSESTAAFLFPRGPACSIGLDVQSTGKELICSIRGNTKLKNFKHNATECGVLVTYHGNRYIFGSKIEDSISVRRRLNLKMNAGHVTGAGLVAYGGSLEATLRGKDYPVRDEKVSVSMTILSFNKEPVLGGNLLSHFRLSRSTSMSVNASINSQKMGQLRVKINSSEHMEIALVAVISMFRCLFRRKSKNNLSSGETLETG; this is translated from the exons GGTTGACCCACGCCAACACTAATTTGGTCATGCAACCAGAACCAGTTTCTGTTGGGGCGCCATGCTCATATGGTGATAATCAGTTGGCTGCACATCCCTTATCCATGGGAATGGAAAGTTCTTCTGGCTCTGGTCTCAGCAGTGACGAGACGGATTTGGAGCCTCTTGTCATGGTTGAAGCTCTACAAATCAAATTTTTGCGTATTCTTCAACGAGTTGGCCTGTCACGAGATAATCTTTTGGTGGCAAAGGTCTTATATCGGATCCAACTGGCAACTTTGATTCGAGCTGGTGAATCAGATCTAAAAAGGGCTAATTTTAAATTAGACAGAGCTCGAGTCACAGCCACAGAGCAAGAAGCCATAGATGTACCGAAACTGAACTTCTCTCTGAAAATACTTGTTTTGGGTAGAACTGGTGTTGGCAAGAGTTCAACAATAAATTCCATATTTGGTGAGTCTAAAGTGACAACTGATGCATTTCATCCTGCCACGCGTCAAGTCCAAGAGATTGTTGGGCTTGTGAATGGCATTAGAATATCTTTTATTGATACACCTGGCCTGTTGCCTTCGTCGAGAAATTATGTGAGTAAAAATAGGAAAATTTTACATTCTGTGAGGCGATTTATTAGAAAATCGCCACCGGAtgttgttttgtattttgaacGTCTCGACTTGATTGACATGGGGTATCGTGACTTTTCATTACTGAAGCTTATCACTGACATCCTTGGCCCTGCAATTTGGTTCAACACCAACATTGTTATGACGCATGCCTCTGCAGCCCTTCCTGAAGGTCCAAATGGGTATCCTGTGAGCTATGATTCTTATGTTAGTTACTGCACCAATGTGGTACAACACCAAATTCACCGAGCTATTTTGGATACTAAACTTGAAAACCCTGTAATTTTGGTGGAGAATCATCCCCACTGTATGATGGATAATAGTGGGAGGAAGATACTTCCAAATGGACAGCTGTGGACATCCCAGTTCAtgttattatgcatatgcacCAAAATTCTTGGTGATGTTAATACCATTTTGGAATATGGGGATAAAATACAGTTGGGGCGTTTGAGCACTGTCCGACACCCTTCTTTGCCTCATCTACTCTCGTCTTTCCTCAAGCATAGTGTTCATTTGAATCCAGGTGGAGCTGATAGTGAAGAAACTGACGAATTCTTTTTTTCTGATATGGAAGAGGAAGATGAAAATGAATATGAGCAACTACCTCCCATCCGTATACTGAATAGAGTTCAATTCCAGAAATTGACGTCATCTGAGAAAAAGGATTATCTTGATGAGTTAGATTACAGGGAGACACTTTATTTGAAGAATCTACTGAAACAAGAGTATATCAGAAGAAAGGAAAAAGGTACTTCTGGTTTGGGATCAGATGAGAATGCCGAAAATCAAGAAGGACCACCTGAGGCAATTATGCTGCCAGACATGGCTGTCCCTCCAAGTTTTGATTCAAGTTCCCCCGAGCATAGATTTCGCTGCCTTGTTACAGGTGACCAATTGGTAGCAAGACCAGTTCTCGATCCACACGGATGGGATCACGATGTAGGTTTTGATGGGATCAACCTTGAGATAACCACGGAAGTAACAAAGAACACAATTATGCATGTCGCGGGACAAATGAGCAAGGACAAACAAGATTTCAATGTACAATCTGAATCAACAGCAGCCTTCTTATTTCCAAGGGGGCCCGCATGCAGCATTGGCCTGGATGTCCAATCTACCGGCAAAGAATTGATCTGTTCCATCCGTGGCAACACAAAGCTGAAGAACTTCAAACACAATGCCACTGAATGTGGTGTTCTTGTGACATATCATGGAAATAGATATATTTTTGGTTCCAAGATTGAAGACAGCATCTCAGTTCGGAGGAGGCTTAACTTAAAAATGAATGCAGGTCATGTGACAGGTGCTGGGCTAGTTGCCTACGGCGGGAGTCTTGAAGCGACTTTACGAGGGAAAGACTATCCTGTGAGAGATGAAAAGGTCAGTGTGTCAATGACAATCCTTTCTTTTAACAAAGAACCAGTTTTGGGTGGAAACCTGCTGTCTCACTTTAGATTGAGCCGGAGTACATCAATGTCCGTGAACGCC AGTATCAATAGCCAGAAAATGGGTCAGTTAAGGGTAAAGATAAATAGCTCAGAGCACATGGAAATAGCTCTTGTCGCAGTTATCTCCATGTTCAGATGCCTGTTTAGGAGAAAATCAAAAAATAATCTTAGCAGTGGAGAAACTCTTGAAACAGGGTAG